The DNA sequence GGGTCGGCGAATCCGACCGGGACATCATGGGCAGACCCCGGTGGACGATGGTCGTCCTGCCCTGGGTGGCCATGATGGCCATCAGCTCCTCGGAATACGCGTTCACTTCGGCCGAGGACACGCTGTCCGCGGCGCACGGCTGGCACGGCGCGCACATCTTCTGGCTGCTGGCCGTCTGGGTGTTCTTCCAGGCGGCGGTGGCGTTCCCCGCGGGCAAGATGCGGGAAAGCGGCAGGCTGTCCGCCCGCTCGGCGATGCTGCTCGGCGCCGTGGGCACCGTGCTCGGCTACGTGGCGCTGGCCTACTCGCCCAGCGTCTTCTGGGCCTACGTGGGCTTCGGCCTGTTCGGCGGCGGTGGCGCCGGGTTCGTCTACGCGACCTGCATCAACATGGTCGGCAAGTGGTACCCGGAGCGGAAGGGCGGGAAGACGGGCTTCGTCAACGGCGGGTTCGCCTACGGCTCCGTCCCGTTCATCTTCATCTTCACGAACTACCTCGACCTGGGCAACTACGGCAGCATCCTGCCCGCGGTCGGGCTGTTCCTCGCCGCCGCCGTGGCGGTCAGCGGGCTGTTCTTCCGCGACCCGCCGAAGAACTGGTGGCCGGCGCAGGTCGACCCGCTGAAGGTGTCGGACGACCCGCGCGTGCGCCGGTCGCTGGCGAAGAACCCGCCCGCGGTCAAGCAGTTCACGCCGCGGGAGGCGCTCAAGACCGGCATGCTGCCGCTGATGTGGATCTGCCTGCTGTGCACGGCGGGCGTGAACATCTTCGGCATCTCCGCGCAGGTGCCGTTCGGCAAGGAAATGGGCTTCGCGGGCGGCATCGTCGCGCTCGCGATGAGCCTGAAAGCGGTCATCAACGGCGCCGGGCGCGGGGTGATCGGCTGGATCTCCGACCGGTACGGGCGGCGGCAGACACTGCTGCTGGTCTGCGTGGTGCTGGGGCTGGCCCAGGTCGCGGTGTACCTGTCCGGGTCGCTCGGCAGCATGCCGCTGTTCCTGCTGGCGTCGATGGTTTCCGGGTTCGGCGGCGGGGCGATCTTCCCGCTGTTCGCCGCGCTGACCGCCGACTACTTCGGGGAAAACAACAACGCCAGCAACTATGGCCTCGTCTACAGCTCGAAACTCGTTTCGGGGATCGTCGGCGCGGGCCTCGGGAAGATGGTCATCGACGGGTGGGGCTACGGCGCGGCCTTCTACCTGGCGGCCGGGACGAGCCTGCTAGCGGCGGGGCTCGCGTTGTTCTTGCGCCAGCCCGGCCGGAAACCCGGCGGGATGCGCGACGGGCTCGCCGAAACCGAGCTCGTGGCCCGGCCCGCCACCGGCTGACGTCCGGCGCGCCACGGCAGCAGAGAGAGACACGGGTCAACGCTGACGAAAGAGAACTCTTATGACTGCAGCTCGATACCAGGAGATCGTCGACGAGAACGGACGGGTGTACCGGATTGGCGAGACCCCGCACGACATCATGGGTCGCTCGCGCAGCTGGATGGTCTGGCTGCCCTGGATCGCCATGATGGCGGTCAGCGTGTTCGAGTACGGCTGGGGCGCCGTCGAAGGCACCCTGGAGGAGAAGTACGGCTGGACGCTGTCGGACGCGTTCTGGCTGGCTAGCGTCTGGGCCGTGTTCCAGGCCGCGGTCGCGTTCCCGGCCGGGCGGCTGCGGGAGAAGAACATCGTGTCGGCGAAGACGGCCATGCTCGCCGGCGCGGTGTGCAGCGGCATCGGCTACTTCACCATTTCCCACAGCGGCAACCTCGCGCTGGCGTTCGCCGGCTACTCGGTGCTCGGCGGGATCGGCGCCGGGCTGGTGTACGCGACCTGCATCAACATGGTCGGCAAGTGGTACCCCGAGAAGCGGGGGGCGCGGACCGGTTTCGTCAACGGCGGGTTCGCCTACGGCGCGGTCCCGTTCATCTACGTGTTCGCCGCGTTCCTCACCCCGGCCAACTACTCGGTGATCCTCGACGTCATGGGCGTCTACATGCTCGTGGCCGTCGGGATCTGCGGGTTCTTGTTCAAGGACCCGCCGAAGAGCTGGTGGCCGAAGGACGTCGACCCGCTGAACTGGGTCCGCGACCGGCGGGCCAAGAGCGGCGGCCTGGCGAAGAACCCGCCCGCGGTGAAGCAGTTCTCGCCGGGGGAGGCCGTCCGGACCGGGATGCTGCCGCTGATGTGGGTGTGCCTGGTGATCATCGGCGGCGTTTCGCTCTTCGGCATCAACTTCCAGGTGCCGTTCGCGAAGGTGAGCCACTTCGGCGCGTTCGTCGCGGCTTCGTCGGCCGGGGTGCTGGCGATCGTGAACGGCACCGGCCGCGCGGTCGTCGGCTGGGCGTCGGACAAGCTCGGGCGGCGGCAGACGCTCACCCTGGTGCTGGTGATCGCGGCCGGCGCGCAGTTCGGCGTGCTCTACGCCGGGAACACGCACAACCTGTTCCTGTTCATGGTGTTCGCGTTCCTGACCGGCTTCGGCAGCGGCGCGTTCTACCCGTTGTTCGCCGCGCTGGTGCCGGACTACTTCGGCGAGAACAACAACGCGTCGAACTACGGCCTGGTCTACAGCGCGAAACTGGTCGGTGGCGTCGGCGGCGGCGGGCTCGCCGCGGGGGTCATCAGCGTGTGGGGCTACACCGGCGCGTACGTCCTCGCCGGGTGCATCGCGCTCCTTTCGGCGGTGCTGACGCTGTTCCTGCGCCAGCCCGGCCGGAAGCGCCACCAGCTCGCCGAAACCGAGCTGGTGGCGCGACCGTCGGCCTCGGCCGGCGGTTAGCCGGAGAGCGCCCCGGTCCTGCCGAAATCAGGATCGGGGCGCCTCCGGACGTTCGTGGTAGGCCTGGCGGGTCCGTTCGGTGTGCTTGGCCATGATCTGTTCCGCCGCTTCGGTGTCGCCGTCGGAGATGGCGTGGATCAGCTCGTCGTGCTCGTTCCACGCGTCTCGTCCCCGGGGCCGGGCGATCGGCGTGTAGTACCAGCGGACCCGGCGGTCGACCAGGCCGATCAGCTCGGCGAGCACCGCGTTCCCCGACAGCTTCGTGATGAACGCGTGGAGGGCGGCGTTGGCCGCGACCAGGCCTTCGGTGTCTTCGGCGTGCAGGGCCTGGACGCCCACCTGCTGCAGGTCCCACAGCTGCCGGATGTCCTGCGGGGTCGCGTTGGCGGCGGCGAGCTTCGCGGAGTGCGTTTCCAGCACGCTGCGGACGCTGAGCAGCTGGTCGGCCTCCTCGTCGGTCGGGAGGTGGACGAACGCGCCCTGGGCGGGCCGGAGGTCGACCCAGCCTTCGCTCTGCAGCCGCTGCAGGGCTTCCCGGACCGGCTGCCTGCTGACGCCGAGGTATTCGGCGAGGTCGGCTTCGACGAGGTGCTGCCCGGGTTCGAGCGTGCGGTTGATGATCAGCTCGGCGAGGGCCTCGTAGACGACCTGCCGCAGCGGCGCCGGTCGCTCGACGCGCTTGGCGGGGGTCGAGCCGAGCGCGCCCTTGGCCGTGCGGCGCCCGGACGGGCCGCGGTCT is a window from the Amycolatopsis sp. cg9 genome containing:
- a CDS encoding GntR family transcriptional regulator — encoded protein: MSQPASPLQDRGPSGRRTAKGALGSTPAKRVERPAPLRQVVYEALAELIINRTLEPGQHLVEADLAEYLGVSRQPVREALQRLQSEGWVDLRPAQGAFVHLPTDEEADQLLSVRSVLETHSAKLAAANATPQDIRQLWDLQQVGVQALHAEDTEGLVAANAALHAFITKLSGNAVLAELIGLVDRRVRWYYTPIARPRGRDAWNEHDELIHAISDGDTEAAEQIMAKHTERTRQAYHERPEAPRS
- a CDS encoding OFA family MFS transporter, with product MTAARYQEIVDENGRVYRIGETPHDIMGRSRSWMVWLPWIAMMAVSVFEYGWGAVEGTLEEKYGWTLSDAFWLASVWAVFQAAVAFPAGRLREKNIVSAKTAMLAGAVCSGIGYFTISHSGNLALAFAGYSVLGGIGAGLVYATCINMVGKWYPEKRGARTGFVNGGFAYGAVPFIYVFAAFLTPANYSVILDVMGVYMLVAVGICGFLFKDPPKSWWPKDVDPLNWVRDRRAKSGGLAKNPPAVKQFSPGEAVRTGMLPLMWVCLVIIGGVSLFGINFQVPFAKVSHFGAFVAASSAGVLAIVNGTGRAVVGWASDKLGRRQTLTLVLVIAAGAQFGVLYAGNTHNLFLFMVFAFLTGFGSGAFYPLFAALVPDYFGENNNASNYGLVYSAKLVGGVGGGGLAAGVISVWGYTGAYVLAGCIALLSAVLTLFLRQPGRKRHQLAETELVARPSASAGG
- a CDS encoding OFA family MFS transporter yields the protein MTAATYQEITDPNGRVYRVGESDRDIMGRPRWTMVVLPWVAMMAISSSEYAFTSAEDTLSAAHGWHGAHIFWLLAVWVFFQAAVAFPAGKMRESGRLSARSAMLLGAVGTVLGYVALAYSPSVFWAYVGFGLFGGGGAGFVYATCINMVGKWYPERKGGKTGFVNGGFAYGSVPFIFIFTNYLDLGNYGSILPAVGLFLAAAVAVSGLFFRDPPKNWWPAQVDPLKVSDDPRVRRSLAKNPPAVKQFTPREALKTGMLPLMWICLLCTAGVNIFGISAQVPFGKEMGFAGGIVALAMSLKAVINGAGRGVIGWISDRYGRRQTLLLVCVVLGLAQVAVYLSGSLGSMPLFLLASMVSGFGGGAIFPLFAALTADYFGENNNASNYGLVYSSKLVSGIVGAGLGKMVIDGWGYGAAFYLAAGTSLLAAGLALFLRQPGRKPGGMRDGLAETELVARPATG